Proteins found in one Microtus pennsylvanicus isolate mMicPen1 chromosome 14, mMicPen1.hap1, whole genome shotgun sequence genomic segment:
- the Inf2 gene encoding inverted formin-2 isoform X4 produces MSVKEGAQRKWAALKEKLGPQESDPTEANLESAEPELCIRLLQMPSVVNYSGLRKRLESSDGSWMVQFLEQSGLDLLLEALARLSGRGVARIADALLQLTCISCVRAVMNSQQGIEYILSNQGYVRQLSQALDTSNVMVKKQVFELLAALCIYSPEGHALTLDALDHYKTACSQQYRFSVIMNELSDSDNVPYVVTLLSVINAIILGPEDLRTRAQLRSEFIGLQLLDILTRLRDLEDADLLIQLEAFEEAKAEDEEELQRVCDGINMNSHQEVFASLFHKVSCSPASAQLLSVLQGLMHLEPAGRSGQLLWEALENLVNRAVLLASDAQACTLEEVVERLLSIKGRPRPSPLDKAHKSVQANLGQNRDSSSLNTTTPTAKVEGQQLAVASTCQHVGSSQSPSDDIAPQTALQQAASPLPTPPLSSSTPVLPPPPPPLPGQGTISPPAPPPPPPLPPPLPGSRTISPLPPPPPPLPGSEAMSPPAPPPPPPLSDSWRTQPPPPPPPPLPGMGGPSLPPPPPPLPGTGGIPPPPPPLPGFSVPSMVGGVEEIIVAQVAPGLDSAWVPSHRRVNPPTLRMKKLNWQKLPSNVARERNSMWATLSSPCTEVVEPDFSSIEQLFSFPTAKPKEPSAAPIRKEPKEVTFLDSKKSLNLNIFLKQFKCSNEEVTAMIRAGDTTKFDVEVLKQLLKLLPEKHEIENLRAFTEERAKLASADQFYILLLDIPCYQLRVECMMLCEGTAIVLDMVRPKAQLVLTACESLLTSQRLPVFCQLILKIGNFLNYGSHTGDADGFKISTLLKLTETKSQQSRVTLLHHVLEEVEKSHPDLLQLPRDLEPPSQAAGINLEIIRSEASTNLKKLLETERKVSASIPEVKKQYAERLQASIEASQALDKVFEAIEQKKLELADYLCEDAQQLSLEDTFNTMKTFRDLFTRALKENKDRKEQMAKAERRKQQLAEEEARRPRGEDGKPVRKGPGKQEEVCVIDALLADIRKGFQLRKTARGRGDAEAGSRVAPTDPPKAPEPAASIPIQGTDHPISEPSLDTTAAGEPQGWDLVDALAPSPQPSKEEGGPPTLERRSSWYVDASDFLVPEDTPNAQPSEGVWPVTLGDAQALKPLEFSSNKPPGIESSQQDAMDAEALRGVHQAKADSMREGAEDTAERGHSTHLPCTGPGEDEDEDDTAPESALDTSLDRSFSEDAVTDSSGSGTLPRVRGRVSKGTSKRRKKRPSRNQEEFVPDSDDNKTKRLCVIQ; encoded by the exons ATGTCTGTGAAGGAAGGTGCACAGCGCAAGTGGGCAGCGCTGAAGGAGAAGCTGGGGCCGCAGGAGTCAGACCCCACGGAGGCCAACCTGGAGAGCGCGGAGCCTGAGCTGTGCATCCGGCTGCTGCAGATGCCCTCCGTGGTCAACTACTCGGGCCTGCGCAAGCGCCTGGAGAGCAGCGATGGCAGCTGGATGGTGCAGTTCCTGGAGCAGAGCGGCCTGGACCTGCTGTTGGAGGCGCTGGCGCGGCTGTCGGGGCGCGGCGTGGCCCGCATTGCGGACGCCCTGCTGCAGCTCACCTGCATCAGCTGTGTGCGTGCCGTCATGAACTCGCAGCAGGGCATTGAGTACATCCTCAGCAACCAGGGCTATGTGCGCCAACTCTCCCAGG CCCTGGATACATCCAATGTGATGGTCAAGAAGCAGGTGTTTGAGCTGCTGGCTGCTCTGTGCATCTATTCACCTGAGGGCCACGCCCTGACGCTAGATGCCCTGGACCATTACAAG ACGGCGTGCAGCCAGCAGTACCGCTTCAGCGTCATCATGAATGAGCTGTCAGACAGCGACAACGTGCCCTATGTGGTCACCCTACTCAGCGTGATCAACGCCATCATTCTGGGTCCTGAGGATCTCCGCACTCGTGCCCAGCTGCGGAGCGAGTTCATTG GGCTACAGCTGCTGGATATTCTGACCCGGCTACG AGACCTAGAGGATGCTGACCTGCTGATCCAGCTGGAAGCCTTTGAAGAGGCCAAagcagaggatgaggaggaacTGCAGCGTGTTTGCGACGGTATCAACATGAACAGCCACCAGGAAGTCTTCGCCTCCCTGTTCCACAAG GTGAGCTGTTCCCCAGCGTCAGCCCAGCTGCTGTCGGTGCTGCAGGGTCTCATGCACCTGGAGCCTGCCGGCCGCTCAGGCCAGCTGCTCTGGGAGGCCCTGGAGAACCTGGTGAACCGGGCTGTGCTCCTGGCCAGCGATG CCCAGGCTTGCACCCTGGAGGAGGTAGTTGAGCGACTGCTGTCCATCAAAGGGCGGCCCCGACCAAGCCCCCTGGACAAGGCCCACAAGAGTGTCCAGGCCAACCTAGGCCAGAATCGGGACAGTTCCTCCCTAAACACTACTACTCCCACAGCTAAAGTGGAGGGCCAGCAGCTGGCAGTGGCTTCTACCTGCCAGCATGTGGGCAGCAGCCAGAGCCCCAGTGATGACATAGCTCCACAGACAGCCCTCCAACAGGCAGCCTCACCTCTACCTACCCCACCGCTCTCCAGCTCCACCCCTgtgctccctccacccccaccccccctgCCAGGCCAAGGGACCATATCTCCCCCagcaccccctccacccccaccattGCCACCCCCCTTGCCAGGCTCAAGGACCATATCTCCtctacccccaccaccacctcctttaCCAGGCTCAGAGGCCATGTCCCCCccagcacctccaccacctccacctctgtCTGACTCCTGGAGGAcccagcccccgcccccacccccacccccactccctggCATGGGTggtccatctcttcctcctccccctcccccactaccTGGAACAGGCGGgattcctcccccacctcctcccctgcCTGGTTTCTCTGTCCCCTCCATGGTGGGTGGTGTGGAGGAGATCATTGTGGCTCAGGTGGCCCCCGGCCTGGACTCAGCCTGGGTCCCCAGTCACCGGAGGGTGAATCCACCCACACTGCGTATGAAGAAGCTGAACTGGCAGAAGCTGCCGTCCAATGTGGCACGAG AACGCAACTCCATGTGGGCAACACTGAGCAGCCCTTGCACAGAGGTGGTGGAACCTGACTTCTCCAGCATTGAGCAGCTCTTCTCCTTCCCCACGGCTAAGCCCAAGGAGCCCTCTGCTGCCCCCATCAGGAAGGAACCCAAAGAG GTAACTTTTCTGGACTCCAAAAAGAGCCTGAACCTCAACATCTTCCTGAAGCAATTTAAATG CTCCAATGAAGAAGTCACTGCAATGATCCGGGCTGGAGACACAACCAAGTTTGATGTAGAGGTTCTCAAACAGCTCCTAAAGCTCCTTCCAGAAAAGCATGAG ATTGAGAACCTGCGGGCGTTCACGGAGGAGCGAGCCAAACTGGCCAGTGCTGACCAGTTCTACATTCTCCTCTTGGACATTCCCTG CTACCAGCTGCGGGTGGAGTGCATGATGCTGTGTGAGGGCACGGCCATCGTACTGGACATGGTGCGGCCCAAGGCCCAGCTGGTGCTCACCGCCTGCGAGA GCCTGCTCACCAGCCAACGGCTGCCTGTCTTCTGCCAGCTGATCCTCAAGATTGGGAATTTCCTCAACTAT GGCAGCCACACAGGAGATGCAGACGGTTTCAAGATTAGCACGTTGCTGAAGCTCACAGAGACCAAGTCCCAGCAGAGTCGCGTGACGTTGCTGCACCATGTGCTGGAG GAAGTAGAGAAAAGCCACCCAGACCTTCTACAGCTGCCGCGGGACTTGGAACCGCCCTCTCAAGCTGCAGG AATCAACCTGGAGATCATCCGCTCAGAGGCCAGCACCAACCTGAAGAAGCTTCTGGAAACAGAGCGGAAGGTGTCCGCCTCAATCCCTGAGGTGAAAAAACAGTATGCTGAGCGCCTCCag GCCAGCATCGAGGCCTCTCAGGCATTAGACAAGGTATTTGAGGCCATTGAGCAGAAGAAGCTGGAGCTGGCCGACTACCTGTGTGAAGACGCCCAGCAGCTGTCTCTAGAGGACACGTTCAACACCATGAAGACTTTCCGAGACCTCTTCACCCGTGCCCTGAAG GAGAACAAGGACCGGAAGGAACAGATGgcgaaggcagagaggaggaaacAGCAGTTGGCAGAGGAGGAGGCACGGAGGCCGAGGGGCGAGGATGGGAAGCCTG TCAGGAAGGGGCCTGGGAAACAAGAAGAGGTCTGTGTCATCGATGCCCTGCTGGCCGACATCAGGAAGGGCTTCCAGCTACGGAAGACAGCCCGGGGCCGAGGGGACGCTGAAGCGGGCAGCAGAGTGGCTCCAACAGACCCTCCAAAGGCCCCAGAGCCTG CTGCCAGTATCCCTATACAAGGCACAGACCACCCTATCTCAGAGCCAAGCTTGGATACGACAGCAGCCGGCGAGCCACAGGGCTGGGACCTTGTGGACGCTttagcccccagcccccagccctccAAGGAGGAAGGTGGCCCCCCAACCCTGGAGAGGCGCTCTTCCTGGTATGTGGATGCCAGTGACTTCCTGGTCCCTGAAGATACCCCGAATGCCCAGCCCTCTGAGGGCGTCTGGCCAGTGACTCTGGGAGATGCTCAGGCCTTGAAGCCCCTCGAGTTCTCTAGCAATAAACCTCCTGGAATCGAGAGCTCACAGCAGGATGCTATGGATGCTGAAGCCTTGAGGGGTGTCCACCAAGCCAAGGCTGACAGCATGAGAGAGGGAGCAGAGGATACAGCTGAGCGCGGCCACAGCACCCACCTCCCCTGCACAGGCCCTGGAGAGGATGAGGACGAGGACGACACAGCCCCAGAGTCTGCGCTTGACACGTCCTTGGACAGGTCCTTTTCTGAGGATGCAGTGACAGATTCCTCAGGGTCTGGCACCCTCCCCAGGGTTCGAGGCCGGGTCTCAAAGGGGACGAGCAAGCGAAGGAAGAAACGTCCCTCAAGAAACCAAGAAG AGTTTGTCCCTGATTCTgatgataataaaacaaaaaggctgtGTGTGATCCAGTGA
- the Inf2 gene encoding inverted formin-2 isoform X3, which translates to MSVKEGAQRKWAALKEKLGPQESDPTEANLESAEPELCIRLLQMPSVVNYSGLRKRLESSDGSWMVQFLEQSGLDLLLEALARLSGRGVARIADALLQLTCISCVRAVMNSQQGIEYILSNQGYVRQLSQALDTSNVMVKKQVFELLAALCIYSPEGHALTLDALDHYKTACSQQYRFSVIMNELSDSDNVPYVVTLLSVINAIILGPEDLRTRAQLRSEFIGLQLLDILTRLRDLEDADLLIQLEAFEEAKAEDEEELQRVCDGINMNSHQEVFASLFHKVSCSPASAQLLSVLQGLMHLEPAGRSGQLLWEALENLVNRAVLLASDAQACTLEEVVERLLSIKGRPRPSPLDKAHKSVQANLGQNRDSSSLNTTTPTAKVEGQQLAVASTCQHVGSSQSPSDDIAPQTALQQAASPLPTPPLSSSTPVLPPPPPPLPGQGTISPPAPPPPPPLPPPLPGSRTISPLPPPPPPLPGSEAMSPPAPPPPPPLSDSWRTQPPPPPPPPLPGMGGPSLPPPPPPLPGTGGIPPPPPPLPGFSVPSMVGGVEEIIVAQVAPGLDSAWVPSHRRVNPPTLRMKKLNWQKLPSNVARERNSMWATLSSPCTEVVEPDFSSIEQLFSFPTAKPKEPSAAPIRKEPKEVTFLDSKKSLNLNIFLKQFKCSNEEVTAMIRAGDTTKFDVEVLKQLLKLLPEKHEIENLRAFTEERAKLASADQFYILLLDIPCYQLRVECMMLCEGTAIVLDMVRPKAQLVLTACESLLTSQRLPVFCQLILKIGNFLNYGSHTGDADGFKISTLLKLTETKSQQSRVTLLHHVLEEVEKSHPDLLQLPRDLEPPSQAAGINLEIIRSEASTNLKKLLETERKVSASIPEVKKQYAERLQASIEASQALDKVFEAIEQKKLELADYLCEDAQQLSLEDTFNTMKTFRDLFTRALKENKDRKEQMAKAERRKQQLAEEEARRPRGEDGKPVRKGPGKQEEVCVIDALLADIRKGFQLRKTARGRGDAEAGSRVAPTDPPKAPEPAAASIPIQGTDHPISEPSLDTTAAGEPQGWDLVDALAPSPQPSKEEGGPPTLERRSSWYVDASDFLVPEDTPNAQPSEGVWPVTLGDAQALKPLEFSSNKPPGIESSQQDAMDAEALRGVHQAKADSMREGAEDTAERGHSTHLPCTGPGEDEDEDDTAPESALDTSLDRSFSEDAVTDSSGSGTLPRVRGRVSKGTSKRRKKRPSRNQEEFVPDSDDNKTKRLCVIQ; encoded by the exons ATGTCTGTGAAGGAAGGTGCACAGCGCAAGTGGGCAGCGCTGAAGGAGAAGCTGGGGCCGCAGGAGTCAGACCCCACGGAGGCCAACCTGGAGAGCGCGGAGCCTGAGCTGTGCATCCGGCTGCTGCAGATGCCCTCCGTGGTCAACTACTCGGGCCTGCGCAAGCGCCTGGAGAGCAGCGATGGCAGCTGGATGGTGCAGTTCCTGGAGCAGAGCGGCCTGGACCTGCTGTTGGAGGCGCTGGCGCGGCTGTCGGGGCGCGGCGTGGCCCGCATTGCGGACGCCCTGCTGCAGCTCACCTGCATCAGCTGTGTGCGTGCCGTCATGAACTCGCAGCAGGGCATTGAGTACATCCTCAGCAACCAGGGCTATGTGCGCCAACTCTCCCAGG CCCTGGATACATCCAATGTGATGGTCAAGAAGCAGGTGTTTGAGCTGCTGGCTGCTCTGTGCATCTATTCACCTGAGGGCCACGCCCTGACGCTAGATGCCCTGGACCATTACAAG ACGGCGTGCAGCCAGCAGTACCGCTTCAGCGTCATCATGAATGAGCTGTCAGACAGCGACAACGTGCCCTATGTGGTCACCCTACTCAGCGTGATCAACGCCATCATTCTGGGTCCTGAGGATCTCCGCACTCGTGCCCAGCTGCGGAGCGAGTTCATTG GGCTACAGCTGCTGGATATTCTGACCCGGCTACG AGACCTAGAGGATGCTGACCTGCTGATCCAGCTGGAAGCCTTTGAAGAGGCCAAagcagaggatgaggaggaacTGCAGCGTGTTTGCGACGGTATCAACATGAACAGCCACCAGGAAGTCTTCGCCTCCCTGTTCCACAAG GTGAGCTGTTCCCCAGCGTCAGCCCAGCTGCTGTCGGTGCTGCAGGGTCTCATGCACCTGGAGCCTGCCGGCCGCTCAGGCCAGCTGCTCTGGGAGGCCCTGGAGAACCTGGTGAACCGGGCTGTGCTCCTGGCCAGCGATG CCCAGGCTTGCACCCTGGAGGAGGTAGTTGAGCGACTGCTGTCCATCAAAGGGCGGCCCCGACCAAGCCCCCTGGACAAGGCCCACAAGAGTGTCCAGGCCAACCTAGGCCAGAATCGGGACAGTTCCTCCCTAAACACTACTACTCCCACAGCTAAAGTGGAGGGCCAGCAGCTGGCAGTGGCTTCTACCTGCCAGCATGTGGGCAGCAGCCAGAGCCCCAGTGATGACATAGCTCCACAGACAGCCCTCCAACAGGCAGCCTCACCTCTACCTACCCCACCGCTCTCCAGCTCCACCCCTgtgctccctccacccccaccccccctgCCAGGCCAAGGGACCATATCTCCCCCagcaccccctccacccccaccattGCCACCCCCCTTGCCAGGCTCAAGGACCATATCTCCtctacccccaccaccacctcctttaCCAGGCTCAGAGGCCATGTCCCCCccagcacctccaccacctccacctctgtCTGACTCCTGGAGGAcccagcccccgcccccacccccacccccactccctggCATGGGTggtccatctcttcctcctccccctcccccactaccTGGAACAGGCGGgattcctcccccacctcctcccctgcCTGGTTTCTCTGTCCCCTCCATGGTGGGTGGTGTGGAGGAGATCATTGTGGCTCAGGTGGCCCCCGGCCTGGACTCAGCCTGGGTCCCCAGTCACCGGAGGGTGAATCCACCCACACTGCGTATGAAGAAGCTGAACTGGCAGAAGCTGCCGTCCAATGTGGCACGAG AACGCAACTCCATGTGGGCAACACTGAGCAGCCCTTGCACAGAGGTGGTGGAACCTGACTTCTCCAGCATTGAGCAGCTCTTCTCCTTCCCCACGGCTAAGCCCAAGGAGCCCTCTGCTGCCCCCATCAGGAAGGAACCCAAAGAG GTAACTTTTCTGGACTCCAAAAAGAGCCTGAACCTCAACATCTTCCTGAAGCAATTTAAATG CTCCAATGAAGAAGTCACTGCAATGATCCGGGCTGGAGACACAACCAAGTTTGATGTAGAGGTTCTCAAACAGCTCCTAAAGCTCCTTCCAGAAAAGCATGAG ATTGAGAACCTGCGGGCGTTCACGGAGGAGCGAGCCAAACTGGCCAGTGCTGACCAGTTCTACATTCTCCTCTTGGACATTCCCTG CTACCAGCTGCGGGTGGAGTGCATGATGCTGTGTGAGGGCACGGCCATCGTACTGGACATGGTGCGGCCCAAGGCCCAGCTGGTGCTCACCGCCTGCGAGA GCCTGCTCACCAGCCAACGGCTGCCTGTCTTCTGCCAGCTGATCCTCAAGATTGGGAATTTCCTCAACTAT GGCAGCCACACAGGAGATGCAGACGGTTTCAAGATTAGCACGTTGCTGAAGCTCACAGAGACCAAGTCCCAGCAGAGTCGCGTGACGTTGCTGCACCATGTGCTGGAG GAAGTAGAGAAAAGCCACCCAGACCTTCTACAGCTGCCGCGGGACTTGGAACCGCCCTCTCAAGCTGCAGG AATCAACCTGGAGATCATCCGCTCAGAGGCCAGCACCAACCTGAAGAAGCTTCTGGAAACAGAGCGGAAGGTGTCCGCCTCAATCCCTGAGGTGAAAAAACAGTATGCTGAGCGCCTCCag GCCAGCATCGAGGCCTCTCAGGCATTAGACAAGGTATTTGAGGCCATTGAGCAGAAGAAGCTGGAGCTGGCCGACTACCTGTGTGAAGACGCCCAGCAGCTGTCTCTAGAGGACACGTTCAACACCATGAAGACTTTCCGAGACCTCTTCACCCGTGCCCTGAAG GAGAACAAGGACCGGAAGGAACAGATGgcgaaggcagagaggaggaaacAGCAGTTGGCAGAGGAGGAGGCACGGAGGCCGAGGGGCGAGGATGGGAAGCCTG TCAGGAAGGGGCCTGGGAAACAAGAAGAGGTCTGTGTCATCGATGCCCTGCTGGCCGACATCAGGAAGGGCTTCCAGCTACGGAAGACAGCCCGGGGCCGAGGGGACGCTGAAGCGGGCAGCAGAGTGGCTCCAACAGACCCTCCAAAGGCCCCAGAGCCTG CAGCTGCCAGTATCCCTATACAAGGCACAGACCACCCTATCTCAGAGCCAAGCTTGGATACGACAGCAGCCGGCGAGCCACAGGGCTGGGACCTTGTGGACGCTttagcccccagcccccagccctccAAGGAGGAAGGTGGCCCCCCAACCCTGGAGAGGCGCTCTTCCTGGTATGTGGATGCCAGTGACTTCCTGGTCCCTGAAGATACCCCGAATGCCCAGCCCTCTGAGGGCGTCTGGCCAGTGACTCTGGGAGATGCTCAGGCCTTGAAGCCCCTCGAGTTCTCTAGCAATAAACCTCCTGGAATCGAGAGCTCACAGCAGGATGCTATGGATGCTGAAGCCTTGAGGGGTGTCCACCAAGCCAAGGCTGACAGCATGAGAGAGGGAGCAGAGGATACAGCTGAGCGCGGCCACAGCACCCACCTCCCCTGCACAGGCCCTGGAGAGGATGAGGACGAGGACGACACAGCCCCAGAGTCTGCGCTTGACACGTCCTTGGACAGGTCCTTTTCTGAGGATGCAGTGACAGATTCCTCAGGGTCTGGCACCCTCCCCAGGGTTCGAGGCCGGGTCTCAAAGGGGACGAGCAAGCGAAGGAAGAAACGTCCCTCAAGAAACCAAGAAG AGTTTGTCCCTGATTCTgatgataataaaacaaaaaggctgtGTGTGATCCAGTGA